A genomic segment from Peribacillus sp. ACCC06369 encodes:
- a CDS encoding nitronate monooxygenase encodes MICGGMFQVGRAPLAAAVSEAGGLGIITSKTQVTPEGLRDEIRKVKTLTKKPFAVNLNLFPSQTATPNDQFIDILIDEDVKIVETSGRSPESLMPKLKEHGFTVIHKVANVKNAISAEKLGVDAIIIVGNETGGHPGMGDVGTLVMLPRVVDSVTIPVIAGGGFSDGRGLISALSLGAEGIVMGTRFMATKEAPIHDNVKNWMVSANEMDTVVIQRNIGSPSRVALNAVSKEVDKLESEGATIEELIPLITGQRSKKVYFEGNLDGGIWSCGQSVGLIKEVFYSL; translated from the coding sequence ATTATTTGCGGCGGGATGTTTCAAGTTGGACGAGCCCCGCTCGCAGCCGCTGTTTCAGAAGCGGGGGGACTAGGCATCATCACTTCGAAAACACAGGTGACACCGGAAGGTCTTCGTGATGAAATACGTAAAGTGAAAACTTTGACCAAGAAACCCTTTGCTGTCAACCTGAACCTGTTTCCAAGTCAAACGGCAACCCCGAATGATCAGTTCATCGATATTTTGATTGACGAAGATGTAAAAATTGTTGAAACGAGTGGCCGAAGCCCAGAGAGTTTAATGCCCAAACTTAAAGAGCACGGCTTTACCGTGATACATAAGGTAGCGAACGTCAAAAACGCAATATCGGCAGAGAAATTAGGTGTCGATGCCATTATTATTGTAGGGAATGAAACAGGCGGGCATCCTGGCATGGGGGATGTAGGTACGCTTGTCATGCTCCCTAGAGTCGTTGACTCTGTTACTATACCTGTGATAGCAGGCGGGGGATTTTCAGATGGCAGAGGCCTCATTAGTGCATTGTCACTCGGTGCTGAAGGTATCGTCATGGGGACTCGCTTCATGGCAACCAAAGAAGCGCCCATTCATGATAACGTGAAGAACTGGATGGTATCAGCCAATGAAATGGATACGGTTGTCATCCAACGGAATATAGGGAGCCCATCGCGTGTAGCATTAAATGCCGTCAGTAAAGAAGTGGACAAACTTGAAAGTGAAGGGGCCACTATAGAGGAATTAATTCCTCTAATTACGGGACAAAGAAGCAAAAAAGTATACTTTGAAGGAAATTTAGACGGAGGCATCTGGTCGTGTGGTCAATCCGTAGGACTCATAAAAGAAGTATTTTACTCCCTTTAA
- a CDS encoding cyclic-phosphate processing receiver domain-containing protein produces the protein MEKISVFLDDYRKAPDGYVLVETIDECIELLHNFDIEHLSLDHDLLNKTRNGFMLVQKMVKEKLFAKRITIHSANSVGGKAMYNCLKQAQRDFTMPPAIIVSLRPLPLKFFPSRVLQHYIEIR, from the coding sequence ATGGAGAAAATCAGCGTTTTTCTGGATGACTATCGGAAAGCACCCGATGGTTATGTGTTAGTCGAGACCATTGATGAATGTATAGAGCTATTGCATAACTTTGATATTGAACATCTCTCTTTGGACCATGATTTATTAAATAAAACTAGAAATGGTTTTATGCTTGTTCAAAAGATGGTTAAAGAAAAACTATTTGCTAAGCGCATTACCATTCACTCAGCCAATTCAGTTGGCGGTAAAGCTATGTACAACTGTTTAAAACAAGCCCAACGAGATTTTACAATGCCCCCTGCCATTATTGTATCCTTAAGACCACTGCCCCTCAAATTCTTCCCGTCAAGGGTTCTACAACATTATATTGAAATTCGGTAA
- a CDS encoding 6-phospho-beta-glucosidase: MKNGIKIVTIGGGSSYTPELIEGFIKRYDELPVSEIWLVDINKGNEKLEIVGNLARRMVEKAGLPIDIHLTLNRREALKDADFVTTQFRVGLLDARAKDERIPLKYDVIGQETNGPGGLFKGLRTIPVILEICRDMEELCPDAWLVNFTNPAGMVTEAVLRYSNIKKVVGLCNVPIGMKMGIAKALNVEPDRVQVDFAGLNHMVFGLDVYVDGKSLKDKVITALGNPENGMTMKNIAGFAWDRDFIKGMGIIPCGYHRYYYKTDEMLAEEKESSATNGTRAEVVQQLEKELFELYKDPELNVKPPQLEKRGGAYYSEAACSLINSIYNDKRDIQPVNTRNNGAIASIPDESAIEINCVITKEGPRPIAIGDLPVAVRGLVQQIKSFERMAAEAAVTGDYHTALVAMTINPLVPSDTIAKKILDEMLEAHKEDLPQFFNEVKS, encoded by the coding sequence TTGAAGAATGGTATAAAAATCGTGACAATAGGCGGGGGTTCCAGCTACACGCCGGAACTGATTGAAGGTTTTATCAAACGGTATGACGAACTTCCCGTTAGTGAAATCTGGCTCGTTGACATTAACAAGGGAAATGAAAAACTGGAAATCGTAGGGAATCTTGCAAGAAGAATGGTTGAAAAGGCAGGTCTGCCAATCGATATCCACTTAACGCTTAACAGGCGCGAAGCATTGAAGGATGCAGATTTTGTAACGACCCAATTCCGGGTCGGATTACTTGACGCAAGAGCTAAGGATGAAAGGATTCCGTTAAAATATGATGTAATCGGACAGGAGACAAATGGGCCAGGAGGTCTCTTCAAAGGACTTAGGACCATACCAGTCATACTTGAAATCTGCAGGGATATGGAGGAGCTTTGTCCGGATGCCTGGCTTGTGAACTTCACCAATCCAGCTGGAATGGTTACGGAGGCAGTCTTAAGATATAGCAATATCAAAAAGGTTGTGGGTTTATGCAACGTTCCCATCGGGATGAAAATGGGTATAGCAAAAGCTCTGAATGTAGAGCCAGACAGGGTCCAAGTAGATTTTGCCGGATTGAATCATATGGTATTCGGATTAGATGTATATGTGGACGGAAAAAGCCTGAAGGATAAAGTAATAACGGCTCTTGGGAATCCGGAAAATGGAATGACGATGAAAAACATTGCGGGCTTTGCCTGGGATCGTGATTTCATTAAAGGGATGGGCATTATTCCTTGCGGATACCATCGTTATTATTACAAGACCGATGAAATGCTCGCCGAAGAAAAGGAATCTTCAGCAACAAATGGAACGCGGGCAGAGGTCGTTCAACAACTGGAAAAAGAACTTTTCGAGTTGTATAAGGATCCTGAACTTAATGTTAAACCACCTCAACTGGAAAAACGCGGTGGAGCGTATTACAGCGAAGCTGCCTGCAGCCTCATCAATTCGATTTATAATGATAAACGGGATATACAGCCAGTCAATACACGCAATAACGGAGCGATAGCGAGTATTCCAGATGAATCGGCCATTGAGATTAACTGTGTGATCACCAAAGAGGGGCCAAGACCGATTGCCATCGGCGACCTGCCAGTGGCAGTCCGGGGATTGGTCCAGCAAATTAAATCTTTTGAAAGAATGGCTGCTGAAGCGGCTGTCACAGGAGATTATCATACAGCTTTGGTGGCGATGACCATAAATCCTTTGGTACCATCAGATACCATCGCCAAAAAAATATTGGATGAAATGCTCGAAGCGCACAAGGAAGACCTGCCACAATTTTTTAATGAAGTGAAATCTTGA
- a CDS encoding tyrosine-type recombinase/integrase, which produces MTLQELHKLFTCLEHDLRPQRIRNELMFKLLATTGMRRQELVDLTWEQVNLENQTILVRGKGKKERLLPLHPIVLPIFHDYKETLLEQQKHYSEPIFYNQKNKPLNPRGLHKIFKEILERAGLPAHRFSLHHSNR; this is translated from the coding sequence ATGACCTTACAGGAGCTACACAAATTATTTACCTGTTTAGAACATGATCTGCGCCCCCAAAGAATTAGAAATGAATTAATGTTTAAACTACTCGCAACAACAGGAATGAGACGTCAAGAATTAGTGGATTTAACATGGGAGCAAGTTAATTTAGAAAATCAAACCATTTTAGTTCGAGGAAAAGGGAAAAAAGAACGCCTCCTCCCCCTTCATCCCATTGTCTTACCGATATTTCATGACTATAAAGAAACTCTTTTAGAGCAGCAAAAACATTATAGTGAACCGATCTTTTATAATCAAAAAAATAAGCCATTAAATCCTCGGGGATTGCATAAAATATTTAAAGAGATTTTAGAACGAGCTGGTTTACCCGCTCACCGATTTTCTTTGCATCATTCTAATAGATAA
- a CDS encoding NAD(P)-binding domain-containing protein has translation MRFGIIGAGTIGSIISKKLVKIRHDVKIADARGIEHLEGKEFAGTPVLVEDVITNIEVLIISLPLTALPSIRNIIEQVGEEVIVVDTSNYYPSRDHKIAEIENAMVESVWVSNQLGKPIIKAFNNLLAYTLENEGTPEGTSRRIAMAIAGNDVSQKQIIMDVVNQLGFDTVDSGSLSDSWRQQPGTPAYCTELTKEELTKALEKANKEQAPFLRDKVIEKLTASNFKPLSSKDIVNMNREIYNS, from the coding sequence ATGAGATTTGGAATTATAGGTGCAGGAACAATCGGGTCAATTATTTCTAAAAAATTAGTTAAGATTAGACATGATGTCAAAATTGCAGATGCACGAGGAATTGAACATTTAGAAGGAAAAGAGTTTGCTGGAACACCTGTGCTTGTAGAAGATGTAATTACAAATATTGAAGTTCTTATAATATCTCTCCCTTTAACAGCACTGCCAAGCATTCGGAACATTATCGAGCAAGTTGGGGAGGAAGTAATCGTCGTAGATACTTCAAATTATTATCCTAGTAGAGACCATAAAATTGCAGAAATTGAGAACGCAATGGTCGAAAGTGTTTGGGTTTCCAATCAATTAGGTAAACCTATCATCAAAGCTTTCAACAACTTGTTAGCCTATACTTTAGAAAATGAAGGAACACCCGAAGGTACTAGTAGACGCATTGCCATGGCGATTGCTGGTAATGACGTATCACAAAAACAAATTATCATGGACGTAGTAAACCAGCTAGGCTTCGACACAGTAGATAGTGGTTCTTTAAGTGATTCGTGGAGACAACAGCCAGGAACTCCTGCATACTGCACAGAACTAACAAAAGAAGAACTAACAAAAGCATTGGAAAAAGCAAATAAAGAACAAGCCCCATTCCTACGGGATAAGGTAATAGAGAAGTTAACAGCTTCTAACTTCAAACCCCTCTCAAGTAAAGATATTGTGAATATGAACAGAGAAATATATAATTCATAA
- the lpdA gene encoding dihydrolipoyl dehydrogenase: MNRIAIIGGGPAGYVAAITAAQQDKEVILIVDGPLGGTCLNEGCMPTKSLLESADTYELVKSAGQMGIRIPSNSIEVDWEAVQERKNDVISKLVNGIQYLMSKNKIKVIQGRASFLTSNRLQIKNGNEHQEIDASKVIISTGSEPIPLPFAPFDGQWIIHSGQAMALPALPDSLLIIGGGVIGCEFASIYSRMGTKVTVIEMGEKLLPGEDDDISGFLHKELKSQGVTVHTSTSVKNINFTSRTVFLEKSDGKSEELQADYILVSIGRKPRVNGMGLEGNGIDFSRYGISVDDRMQTGNPSIYACGDVIGGIQLAHVAFHEGRVAALNACGQFAQVNYQAIPRCIYTSPEIASVGLTEKEARKKYGEIKVGEFSFSANGKAILSNKPVGKVKVLVNPQYNEILGFSIVGQHATELIGQGTVMLHAEITVDMMEELVAAHPTLSESIHEALLNVVGQAVHS, translated from the coding sequence TTGAATCGTATAGCCATTATAGGTGGAGGTCCTGCTGGGTATGTAGCGGCAATCACTGCTGCCCAGCAGGATAAGGAGGTCATATTGATAGTCGACGGTCCATTGGGGGGAACCTGTTTAAACGAAGGGTGCATGCCAACGAAGTCATTATTAGAAAGTGCGGATACGTATGAATTGGTGAAAAGTGCTGGTCAAATGGGAATTCGCATACCTTCCAATTCAATTGAAGTCGATTGGGAAGCCGTTCAGGAACGAAAGAATGATGTCATTTCTAAACTAGTGAACGGCATTCAATATTTAATGAGTAAGAATAAAATAAAAGTCATTCAGGGAAGAGCGTCTTTCCTAACGAGCAATCGATTACAGATCAAGAACGGAAATGAACATCAAGAGATTGATGCTAGTAAGGTCATCATTTCAACTGGGTCTGAACCGATTCCATTGCCTTTTGCCCCGTTTGATGGTCAATGGATCATCCACAGTGGACAGGCCATGGCACTTCCAGCCCTCCCCGATTCACTGCTAATTATCGGAGGCGGCGTCATCGGATGTGAATTTGCCAGTATTTACAGTAGGATGGGTACCAAGGTAACCGTTATCGAGATGGGGGAAAAGCTACTTCCAGGCGAAGATGATGATATCTCGGGCTTCCTGCATAAAGAATTGAAAAGCCAGGGCGTAACAGTCCATACCTCTACATCTGTAAAGAATATCAATTTTACCAGTAGGACGGTATTTTTGGAGAAAAGCGATGGCAAATCGGAAGAACTTCAAGCTGATTACATACTGGTGTCAATAGGGAGAAAACCAAGAGTGAACGGGATGGGACTAGAGGGAAACGGTATTGATTTTTCCCGATATGGCATCTCGGTGGATGATCGAATGCAAACAGGCAATCCATCCATTTATGCCTGTGGTGATGTGATAGGGGGCATACAACTTGCCCATGTTGCTTTTCATGAAGGGCGAGTGGCGGCTCTGAATGCCTGTGGTCAATTTGCACAAGTGAATTACCAGGCAATCCCCCGCTGCATTTATACCTCCCCAGAGATTGCTAGTGTAGGCTTGACTGAAAAAGAAGCGCGTAAAAAATATGGGGAAATTAAAGTTGGTGAATTCTCTTTTTCGGCAAATGGGAAAGCTATCCTTTCCAATAAACCGGTAGGAAAGGTCAAAGTCCTAGTGAACCCACAATATAATGAAATTCTAGGTTTTTCCATTGTCGGCCAACATGCAACAGAATTGATCGGTCAAGGAACGGTCATGCTGCATGCAGAAATAACGGTAGATATGATGGAAGAGTTAGTAGCGGCGCATCCAACCTTGTCGGAATCCATACATGAGGCACTACTAAACGTTGTAGGTCAAGCTGTCCATTCTTAA
- a CDS encoding dihydrolipoamide acetyltransferase family protein: MAVEVVMPKLGMAMKEGTVSLWSKEVGDPVEKGEAIASINSEKIEMDIESPADGTILNIAVQEGQGVPPGTVICHIGNPNEKIISNEPVTEETEPEIHEQVTPNTKESPILPMGDRLMITPVARKMAQAANLDIEKVQGTGPGGRITKEDVQKVIEKRDAKSVNSEERITDPQHPLDSPQRVPVTGMRNIIAKRMMESLQSSAQLTLTMKVDVTDLVILQKQAAGVLQKHESTKLTITDFVAKAVVLSLKEHPKMNSAYIEDNIHLYEHVHLGLAVALEKGLVVPVIRNAESCTIRQLSKKGKELARQARDGQLPSEDMQGSTFTISNLGAYGVEHFTPILNTPETGILGIGSAYDTPLYIGDELERRTILPLSLTFDHRVLDGAPASAFLQTLKRYLEEPITVIL; encoded by the coding sequence ATGGCGGTCGAAGTGGTAATGCCGAAATTGGGCATGGCAATGAAAGAAGGCACTGTTTCGTTATGGAGTAAGGAGGTTGGCGATCCGGTCGAAAAAGGTGAAGCAATAGCCAGCATCAATTCGGAGAAAATAGAAATGGATATTGAATCTCCAGCGGATGGTACCATCCTGAACATAGCTGTTCAAGAAGGACAAGGTGTACCCCCAGGAACCGTTATCTGTCATATCGGAAATCCGAATGAAAAAATTATTAGCAATGAACCTGTTACTGAAGAAACCGAGCCGGAAATTCATGAACAAGTAACGCCGAATACCAAAGAGTCACCCATTTTGCCAATGGGAGATCGATTGATGATCACCCCGGTTGCGCGAAAAATGGCACAGGCAGCCAATCTTGACATTGAGAAGGTCCAAGGCACAGGACCAGGCGGGAGAATTACTAAAGAAGATGTACAGAAAGTAATTGAGAAAAGGGATGCCAAGTCTGTAAATAGCGAAGAAAGAATAACGGATCCCCAACATCCTTTAGATAGTCCCCAGCGGGTTCCTGTGACCGGAATGAGGAATATCATTGCCAAACGTATGATGGAGAGCTTGCAAAGCAGTGCCCAATTAACTCTCACGATGAAAGTTGATGTCACCGATTTAGTCATATTGCAAAAACAAGCTGCTGGTGTACTACAAAAACATGAATCAACTAAACTTACGATAACAGACTTTGTTGCCAAAGCTGTCGTACTTTCACTAAAAGAACATCCTAAAATGAATAGTGCTTATATTGAAGATAACATCCATTTGTATGAGCATGTACATCTTGGATTAGCAGTGGCCTTGGAGAAAGGGCTCGTTGTTCCAGTCATAAGAAATGCCGAAAGTTGTACAATAAGGCAGTTATCGAAAAAGGGTAAGGAACTGGCTAGGCAGGCACGTGACGGTCAATTGCCTAGTGAAGACATGCAAGGGTCGACTTTTACCATCAGTAACCTGGGGGCATACGGAGTTGAGCACTTTACACCGATTCTGAATACACCGGAAACAGGGATACTTGGAATTGGATCTGCTTATGATACCCCCCTCTATATTGGCGATGAATTGGAAAGGAGAACGATCTTGCCGCTCAGTTTAACTTTTGATCACCGTGTACTCGACGGAGCTCCCGCTTCTGCCTTTTTACAGACACTAAAACGGTATTTAGAAGAGCCGATCACCGTGATTTTATAG
- a CDS encoding helix-turn-helix domain-containing protein — protein sequence MSRICKDGFRKKCIKEQREVYGIAYTQNILSGRWKYLILWFIKSTERRYSEIKAFLGDISQGSLTKQLRELETAGLINRKIYPEVPPRVEYSLTSKGEELIPIIDLMEEFGKKFGEQVD from the coding sequence GTGTCTAGAATATGTAAGGATGGATTTAGGAAAAAATGTATAAAGGAACAGAGAGAAGTATATGGCATTGCCTATACCCAAAACATACTCTCAGGACGTTGGAAATATCTCATTCTTTGGTTTATAAAGTCCACAGAGCGCCGTTATAGTGAAATCAAAGCTTTTTTAGGGGATATTTCACAAGGTTCTCTTACAAAGCAACTTCGAGAACTAGAAACAGCTGGTTTAATTAATCGCAAAATTTATCCAGAGGTTCCTCCTCGTGTTGAGTATTCATTAACCTCAAAAGGGGAAGAACTCATTCCTATTATTGATTTAATGGAAGAATTCGGGAAGAAGTTTGGGGAGCAGGTAGACTAA
- a CDS encoding ATP-binding protein: MIYLELKIGSHDIDFHQLIEYSLNSIWIVGEEGKILFCNRACLELLKLDSPEDILYKDLYAFLPPEIHAGCKERLNRVLENQEIVELAEQKMICGDGEIINIEVTAAPFYLKDMALAQVIIRNITDRKRAERAEILLKERVKLASIGQIAAGIVHEVKNPLTTVKGFLQLLKESQPHPYIDTIETELEKALETLQNLLQVSKPDLHEEPIVPIDLCKELASILFLFQEQLYKVEIEWALRDTERKVVGKRNLFLKAFFNLLKNAIEAMDEIQGKRKIRIEHYYKNGQIHIKVSDTGVGISEDKLKMLGTPFFSTKSEGTGLGLTQVFTTIHKHGGNISVQSVVGKGTTFHVQLPVK; encoded by the coding sequence GTGATTTACTTGGAATTAAAAATTGGATCACATGACATAGACTTCCACCAATTGATAGAATACTCCCTAAATTCAATTTGGATTGTTGGAGAAGAAGGGAAAATCTTATTCTGTAATAGAGCTTGTTTGGAATTGCTAAAGTTAGATTCTCCTGAGGACATTTTATATAAAGACTTGTACGCTTTTCTTCCACCAGAAATCCATGCTGGTTGTAAAGAACGATTAAATAGGGTTCTCGAAAATCAAGAAATAGTTGAACTGGCAGAACAAAAAATGATTTGTGGTGATGGAGAGATCATCAATATTGAAGTTACAGCTGCCCCTTTTTATTTAAAAGACATGGCCTTGGCTCAAGTCATTATTCGAAACATTACAGATCGTAAAAGAGCAGAAAGAGCAGAGATTCTTTTGAAAGAAAGAGTGAAATTAGCATCAATCGGTCAAATAGCCGCAGGGATTGTTCATGAAGTTAAAAACCCTCTTACAACAGTAAAGGGATTTTTACAGCTATTAAAAGAATCCCAGCCTCATCCTTATATTGATACGATTGAAACTGAATTAGAAAAAGCGTTAGAAACTCTGCAGAATTTATTACAAGTTTCTAAACCAGATTTACATGAGGAACCTATTGTTCCCATTGATTTATGTAAGGAGTTAGCTTCTATTTTGTTTTTATTCCAAGAACAACTTTATAAGGTGGAAATAGAATGGGCTTTAAGGGATACAGAGAGAAAAGTTGTTGGAAAGAGAAATTTATTTCTAAAAGCCTTTTTTAACCTGTTGAAGAATGCAATTGAGGCAATGGATGAGATTCAAGGCAAGCGGAAAATAAGAATTGAACATTATTATAAAAATGGACAAATTCATATAAAAGTGAGTGATACAGGAGTAGGGATATCTGAAGATAAATTAAAGATGCTAGGAACACCTTTCTTTTCCACCAAAAGCGAAGGAACAGGTTTAGGTCTAACTCAAGTATTTACAACGATACACAAACATGGAGGAAATATCTCAGTTCAAAGTGTAGTTGGAAAAGGAACTACCTTTCATGTTCAGCTTCCTGTTAAATAA
- a CDS encoding sigma-54-dependent Fis family transcriptional regulator has translation MLSTSCYLRTWERFVSEGVLDSNRLNKRIMESWYRCKKDQVNPYLNKGKHILTNESLEIQREKNSFLLEVASPQLSRMDKSIKESGMMALLVDPDGYVLSLSGNEKILNEAGKINFVEGVRWTEGEVGTNAIGTALKTGEAVMIQGTEHYSIASHKWSCSAKPILNEDGKILGVLDISCPVEYFHPSMLGMVANLAYTIEQEMGVRSYKKELALTQHSIELAETYPDLPFIVCNQKEMIISASKQVRKKIPQSLGMALAELLNHGYRIVKENPLPSKVDNRISGKCIFLSENHGHKTIFPASFRSEVFDFKGERGISESFQNTLHKVKLVAPAEANVYIHGETGVGKELIAMAIHENGSRKNSPFVTINCGAIPRDLMESELFGYVDGAFTGAKRQGHKGKFEQANGGTIFLDEIGEIPLAMQVALLRVLQERKIVPIGGTKSISLDIRIITATHRNLEELVNEGSFRKDLYYRLNVYPIHVPPLRDRIEDIPYIVNYLCSKNKWNIPLTEELFNHLKDYNWPGNIRELQNVLQRLTILLAEGPLDYVNVLNSMPSQPVTRHEDSPPFEEGNKKGFKENELTIREKIQRDLMLEALQKSRGNVTAAAKLMDIPRSTFYKRLHKYGL, from the coding sequence ATGCTATCCACTAGTTGTTATCTTCGTACATGGGAACGCTTTGTCAGTGAAGGGGTTCTCGATTCAAATCGCCTGAACAAGCGAATCATGGAATCTTGGTATCGCTGCAAAAAAGATCAAGTCAACCCGTACCTTAATAAAGGGAAGCACATTTTGACGAATGAATCATTGGAAATTCAAAGAGAAAAAAACTCATTCCTGTTGGAAGTGGCATCACCCCAATTATCAAGGATGGATAAATCGATAAAAGAATCGGGAATGATGGCTTTGTTAGTCGATCCCGATGGATATGTCCTATCACTTTCCGGAAACGAGAAAATCCTAAATGAGGCAGGCAAAATAAATTTTGTGGAAGGCGTACGATGGACGGAGGGTGAGGTCGGAACGAACGCAATTGGAACAGCTTTGAAAACGGGTGAAGCCGTTATGATCCAAGGTACTGAACACTATTCCATTGCCTCACATAAATGGAGTTGCTCTGCTAAGCCCATTTTAAATGAAGACGGTAAGATATTGGGCGTTTTGGATATATCTTGTCCAGTGGAATATTTCCATCCATCCATGCTGGGTATGGTAGCCAATTTGGCTTATACGATCGAACAGGAAATGGGAGTGCGTTCCTATAAAAAGGAGCTCGCACTGACCCAGCACTCGATAGAACTTGCAGAAACCTATCCAGATCTGCCTTTTATCGTTTGTAATCAAAAAGAAATGATCATATCAGCCAGCAAACAGGTTCGCAAAAAAATTCCTCAATCCCTTGGCATGGCATTGGCCGAACTATTAAATCATGGATATCGAATCGTTAAGGAAAACCCGCTTCCCTCTAAAGTAGATAATAGGATTTCCGGTAAGTGTATATTCTTGTCAGAGAATCATGGTCATAAAACCATTTTTCCTGCTTCATTCCGATCAGAAGTGTTTGACTTCAAAGGGGAAAGAGGGATTAGTGAATCCTTTCAAAACACATTACATAAAGTGAAGCTTGTTGCACCGGCAGAAGCTAATGTATATATACATGGTGAAACCGGGGTCGGAAAAGAGCTAATTGCCATGGCTATCCATGAAAATGGCTCTCGTAAAAATAGTCCGTTCGTCACGATAAATTGCGGAGCCATCCCTAGAGATTTAATGGAGAGTGAATTATTCGGGTATGTTGATGGCGCTTTTACAGGGGCTAAACGGCAAGGGCACAAAGGGAAGTTCGAGCAGGCAAATGGAGGGACCATTTTTCTCGATGAAATCGGTGAAATCCCTCTAGCGATGCAAGTTGCCTTACTGCGTGTACTTCAGGAAAGAAAAATCGTTCCAATCGGTGGCACAAAAAGCATTTCATTGGATATTCGCATCATCACTGCAACGCACCGTAATCTTGAAGAGCTTGTCAATGAAGGGTCCTTTCGTAAAGATTTATACTATAGGTTGAACGTTTACCCCATTCATGTACCTCCCTTAAGGGATAGGATTGAAGACATTCCTTATATAGTGAACTACTTGTGTTCGAAGAATAAATGGAATATTCCATTAACGGAAGAATTATTTAATCATTTAAAGGATTATAATTGGCCAGGCAATATAAGAGAACTGCAAAATGTACTTCAGCGATTGACCATCTTACTTGCAGAAGGACCTCTGGATTATGTTAATGTATTGAACTCCATGCCTTCACAGCCCGTTACCCGGCATGAGGATTCCCCTCCATTTGAGGAAGGCAATAAAAAAGGATTCAAGGAAAATGAACTGACGATCCGTGAAAAAATTCAACGGGATCTAATGTTAGAGGCATTACAAAAATCAAGAGGAAATGTCACTGCTGCAGCAAAGTTGATGGATATACCAAGAAGTACATTTTACAAGCGGCTCCATAAGTATGGTTTATAG
- a CDS encoding acyltransferase has product MERNNAIDFIKFFAIFSVVVIHVFPRDSQIGLFILDNFSRFAVPFFFTASGYLFGKKIMHTRDSIDYFKRYIIKILKLYVCWLFFYMMYDVLILYKVATDAPKEFEQYINHFTFLDLIYYGTGTSGYQLWFLTALIWSIIILFSFFKFKKVRLLLIISLILNLLGLFGQSYSVFYDFPISTRDALFIGLFYTTLGFFFANDNFFKKSRAITAKTYLLLIFIFFTVQVLEGYLSEKVLSGSHGEYFISTIFLTTFLFLFALNNTTLGQDLFITKVGGRALGIYIVHVVFISIFDLILSALKMDHISDNLFLKLFETLIIISMSYISYDLLQYFKRRLSGLIKTS; this is encoded by the coding sequence ATGGAAAGAAATAACGCGATTGACTTTATTAAATTTTTTGCAATTTTTTCCGTTGTAGTCATTCATGTATTCCCAAGGGATAGCCAGATTGGTCTATTTATTCTCGATAACTTCTCAAGGTTTGCAGTACCATTCTTCTTTACTGCATCTGGTTATTTGTTCGGTAAAAAGATCATGCATACAAGGGATTCCATAGATTATTTTAAAAGGTATATTATAAAAATCTTAAAACTGTATGTATGCTGGCTCTTCTTTTATATGATGTATGATGTTCTTATTCTTTATAAAGTTGCTACAGATGCACCAAAGGAATTTGAGCAATACATTAATCATTTTACATTTCTTGACCTTATATATTATGGAACTGGGACTAGCGGATACCAATTGTGGTTTTTAACCGCATTAATTTGGAGTATTATCATTCTATTCAGTTTTTTTAAGTTTAAAAAAGTAAGGCTTCTTTTAATCATCAGCTTAATATTAAACTTATTAGGTCTTTTCGGACAATCGTATTCGGTGTTCTACGATTTTCCTATAAGTACACGGGATGCTTTATTCATTGGTCTTTTTTATACAACATTGGGCTTCTTCTTTGCGAATGATAATTTCTTTAAAAAGTCAAGAGCAATAACAGCCAAAACCTACCTATTATTAATTTTTATCTTCTTTACTGTCCAAGTGTTAGAAGGATACTTATCAGAAAAGGTATTATCTGGAAGTCATGGAGAATATTTTATATCTACTATCTTTTTAACTACATTTCTTTTTTTATTTGCATTAAATAATACTACATTGGGGCAGGATTTGTTCATTACTAAAGTAGGAGGAAGAGCCCTAGGTATATACATTGTTCATGTTGTCTTCATCAGTATTTTTGATTTGATTTTATCGGCATTAAAAATGGATCATATATCTGACAATTTATTCTTAAAACTATTTGAGACACTCATTATAATTTCTATGTCGTACATATCTTATGACCTACTTCAATATTTCAAAAGGCGTTTAAGCGGACTGATAAAAACCAGTTAG